One region of Streptococcus salivarius genomic DNA includes:
- the rplC gene encoding 50S ribosomal protein L3, translated as MTKGILGKKVGMTQIFTEAGEFIPVTVIEATPNVVLQVKTVETDGYEAVQVGFDDKREVLSNKPAKGHVAKANTAPKRFIREFKNIEGLEVGSEITVDTFEAGDVVDVTGTSKGKGFQGVIKRHGQSRGPMAHGSRYHRRPGSMGPVAPNRVFKNKHLAGRMGGNRVTIQNLEVVQVIPEKNVILIKGNVPGAKKSLITIKSAVKAAK; from the coding sequence ATGACAAAAGGAATCTTAGGGAAAAAAGTGGGAATGACTCAAATCTTCACTGAAGCAGGTGAATTTATCCCTGTTACTGTCATCGAAGCTACTCCAAACGTTGTGCTTCAAGTTAAAACTGTTGAAACAGACGGTTACGAAGCAGTTCAAGTTGGTTTTGACGACAAACGCGAAGTATTGAGCAACAAACCTGCCAAAGGCCACGTAGCGAAAGCTAACACAGCTCCTAAGCGCTTCATTCGTGAATTCAAAAACATTGAAGGCTTGGAAGTTGGGTCAGAAATCACTGTTGACACATTCGAAGCTGGAGATGTTGTTGACGTAACTGGTACTTCAAAAGGTAAAGGTTTCCAAGGTGTTATCAAACGCCATGGTCAATCACGCGGACCTATGGCTCACGGTTCTCGTTACCACCGTCGTCCAGGTTCAATGGGACCTGTTGCGCCTAACCGTGTTTTCAAAAACAAACACTTGGCAGGACGTATGGGTGGCAACCGTGTGACAATTCAAAACCTTGAAGTTGTACAAGTTATCCCAGAGAAAAACGTTATCCTTATCAAAGGTAACGTACCAGGTGCTAAGAAATCTCTTATCACTATCAAATCAGCAGTTAAAGCTGCTAAATAA
- the rplD gene encoding 50S ribosomal protein L4, whose protein sequence is MANVKLFDQTGKEVSTVELNDAIFGIEPNESVVFDVVISQRASLRQGTHAVKNRSAVSGGGRKPWRQKGTGRARQGSIRSPQWRGGGVVFGPTPRSYGYKLPQKVRRLALKSVYSAKVAEDKFVAVEALSFAAPKTAEFANVLSALSIDSKVLVIVEEGNKFAELSARNLANVTVATPATASVLDIVNADKLLVTKEAISSIEEVLA, encoded by the coding sequence ATGGCAAACGTAAAACTATTTGACCAAACTGGTAAAGAAGTTAGCACAGTTGAACTTAACGACGCTATCTTCGGTATCGAACCAAACGAATCAGTAGTATTTGATGTCGTAATCAGCCAACGTGCTAGCCTTCGCCAAGGTACTCACGCGGTTAAAAACCGTTCAGCAGTATCAGGTGGTGGACGTAAACCATGGCGTCAAAAAGGAACTGGACGTGCTCGTCAAGGTTCTATCCGCTCACCACAATGGCGTGGTGGTGGTGTTGTCTTCGGACCAACTCCACGTTCTTACGGATACAAACTTCCTCAAAAAGTTCGTCGCCTTGCATTGAAATCTGTTTACTCAGCTAAAGTTGCAGAAGATAAATTTGTAGCGGTTGAAGCTCTTTCATTTGCAGCTCCAAAAACTGCTGAATTCGCAAACGTTCTTTCAGCTCTTAGCATCGATTCTAAAGTACTTGTTATCGTTGAAGAAGGAAACAAATTCGCTGAACTTTCAGCACGTAACCTTGCAAACGTAACTGTTGCAACTCCTGCAACTGCAAGTGTACTTGACATCGTAAACGCAGATAAACTTCTTGTTACTAAAGAAGCTATCTCATCAATCGAGGAGGTTCTTGCATAA
- the rplB gene encoding 50S ribosomal protein L2, with the protein MGIKVYKPTTNGRRNMTSLDFAEITTSTPEKSLLVSLKNKAGRNNNGRITVRHQGGGHKRHYRLIDFKRNKDGVEAVVKTIEYDPNRTANIALVHYTDGVKAYIIAPKGLEVGQRIVSGPDADIKVGNALPLANIPVGTVIHNIELQPGKGAELIRAAGASAQVLGQEGKYVLVRLQSGEVRMVLGTCRATIGTVGNEQQSLINLGKAGRNRWKGVRPTVRGSVMNPNDHPHGGGEGKAPVGRKAPSTPWGKPALGLKTRNKKAKSDKLIVRRRNEK; encoded by the coding sequence GTGGGTATTAAAGTTTATAAACCAACGACAAATGGCCGTCGTAACATGACTTCTTTGGATTTCGCAGAAATCACTACAAGCACTCCTGAAAAATCATTGCTTGTTTCTCTTAAGAACAAAGCTGGTCGTAACAACAACGGTCGTATCACTGTACGTCACCAAGGTGGCGGACACAAACGTCACTACCGTTTGATTGACTTCAAACGTAACAAAGATGGCGTTGAAGCAGTTGTTAAAACAATTGAGTATGATCCAAACCGTACTGCAAACATCGCTCTTGTACACTACACTGACGGGGTTAAAGCTTACATCATCGCACCTAAAGGTCTTGAAGTAGGTCAACGTATCGTTTCAGGTCCAGATGCGGATATCAAAGTTGGTAACGCTCTTCCACTTGCAAACATCCCAGTTGGTACAGTTATCCACAACATTGAGCTTCAACCAGGTAAAGGTGCTGAACTTATCCGTGCTGCTGGTGCATCTGCTCAAGTTTTGGGTCAAGAAGGTAAATACGTACTTGTTCGTCTTCAATCAGGCGAAGTTCGTATGGTTCTTGGTACATGTCGTGCAACTATCGGTACTGTAGGTAACGAACAACAATCACTTATCAACCTTGGTAAAGCCGGCCGTAATCGCTGGAAAGGTGTTCGCCCAACAGTTCGTGGTTCTGTAATGAACCCTAACGATCACCCACACGGTGGTGGTGAAGGTAAAGCACCAGTTGGACGTAAAGCGCCATCTACTCCATGGGGTAAACCTGCGCTTGGTCTTAAAACTCGTAACAAGAAAGCTAAATCTGACAAACTTATTGTTCGTCGTCGTAACGAAAAATAA
- a CDS encoding 50S ribosomal protein L23: MNLYDVIKKPVITEKSMVALEAGKYTFEVDTRAHKLLIKQAVEAAFEGVKVASVNTVTVKPKQKRVGRYTGFTSKTKKAIITLTADSKAIELFAAEAE; this comes from the coding sequence ATGAATTTGTATGACGTAATCAAAAAACCTGTTATCACTGAGAAATCTATGGTTGCTCTTGAAGCAGGAAAATACACTTTCGAAGTTGATACACGTGCACACAAACTCTTGATCAAACAAGCAGTTGAAGCTGCATTTGAAGGTGTTAAAGTTGCTAGCGTGAACACTGTAACTGTTAAACCAAAACAAAAACGTGTTGGACGTTACACTGGTTTCACTTCAAAAACTAAAAAAGCTATCATCACTCTTACAGCTGATTCTAAAGCAATCGAGTTGTTTGCAGCTGAAGCTGAATAA